TCCGCGACTTCTTCCGGCGGAACTTCCCCGACGCCCAGGAGCTGATGCCCCGACTCGTCGAGGAGATCATCGAACACCCGACCGGGCAGATGGTCACCGTACGGACCAGCCCGTGGCGGTACGCCGACCGGGTGGTGCTGATCGGCGACGCGGCCCACGCCGTCTACCCCTTCTACGGCCAGGGCATGAACTCCTCCTTCGAGGACTGCCTGGTGCTCGACCAGTGCCTGGAGCGGCACCGCGACCGAGGCGACGCGCTCGCCGCGTACGAGACGGCCCGCAGGCCGCACACCGACGTGCTCGCCGACCTCTCCACCCGGAACTTCGTCGAGTTGCGGGACCGGGTGCACCGGCCGGCGTACGCCCTGAAGGCGGGTGCGGACCGGCTGCTCAGCCGCCTCCTGCCCGCCCACTGGACCCCGCTGTACACGATGGTCGCCCACACCACCACCCCGTACGCCGAGGCACTGGCCCGGTCGGAGCGACAGGACCGGCTGCTGCGCGCGGCGGCGACCGGCGGCGTCCTGGCGCTCGGCACCGCCCTGGCCTACACGATCACCCGGGCGGCCCGCGCCACCCGCCGGTCGGGGCGGTGACGGTGCCGTGCTGATCCATCCCCAGGAGCCGGCCTGCGTGCTGGTGGAACAGTTCGACCTGACCGCCGAGGCGGTCCACCCGCTGCTGCACGGGGTCGAGGAGAAACTGCTCAGCGTGCTCCGCTGGGCCCGCGAGTACCTCTGCCGGCCCCATCCCGAACTCGGCCGCAAGGGCCCGGTCTGCCCGTTCGCGCAGGCGTCACTGGACCGGGGGATGTTCTACCTCGCCGTGCACCGGGGCGAGACGGTCGCGCCGGCCGTGCTCGACGGGCTGCTGATGACGTACCGCGACTGGTTCCGGGAGCTGCCCCCGACCGCCGGCCCGGCCGCCCAGTTCAAGACCATCCTGCTCACCCTGCCGGACCTTCCGCCGGACCAGGCGAACACGGTCGTGGACCGGGCCCAGGAGCGGCTGAAACCGCAGTACGTGGCCGAGGGGTTGATGGTCGGCGAGTTCCACGCCGGACCGCCGGAGAAGGCAGGGCTCTGGAACGTCGACTTCCGCCCCCTGTACAGCCCGGTGCCGCTGCTCGCGATCCGGCACATGGTCTCGTCGGACTTCCCGTTCCTCGCCGACGACGCGGACGCGGTCGCCGCGTACCTGCGCCTGTTCGGTGCGAACACGCCACCGGCCCTGCGTACCCGGGTCAGCGCCGCGGCCCGCGAGTTCGGCCTCTCCCTGCCCGCCCCGGAGCCGGTCTCCCCCAGACCACCGGTCCCCCAACTGGCCGATCAGCAAGGAGCCACATCATGACCGAGCGAAGCGAGGGAATCAGCCAGCTCAGTCACACAGGTCATGGCATCGACGAGCGCAGCGAGGAGAGGTCATGACCGAGGTCAATGGAGCGGATCATGGCAGTACCCCGCCGGCGACCAACAAGCGGGCGTTGTTGGCGCGGATGCTGACCGAGCGGGCGAACGCTCCCCGGACGTACCCGGTCTCGTCCGGTCAGCAACGGTTGTGGTTCCTGGACCGGTTCCAGCCCGGTGACCCGGTCTACAACATCCCGGTCGCGTTCCGGTTGCGCGGCCCGCTCGACGTCGAAGCGCTCCGCGCCGCCCTGGAACTGATCGTGCGACGGCACGGGGCGTTGCGGACCAGCTTCGCCGACTCGGGTGGCGAACCGGTGCAGGTGGTCCGCCCGACCGCCGACCCGGTGCTGGAGGTCACCGACCTGTCCGGCGGCACGGCCGAAGAGGCGGCCCGGCTGGTCTGGCAGGAGGCACGCCGCCCGTTCGACCTCGCCCACGGCCCGCTGTTCCGGACCAGGCTGGTCCGGACCGCCGACGACGACCATCATCTGTCCCTCTGCCTGCACCACATCGTCTCCGACGCCTGGTCGCTCGGGGTGCTCTTCACCGAGCTGAACACCGCGTACGCGGCGCTGCGCGAGGGCCGTACGCCGCAGTTGCCGGAGCTGCCGGCCCAGTACGCCGACTACGCGCTCTGGCAGCGGGAGAAGCTGGCCGGCGAGGCGCTGCGGGACCAGCTCGACTACTGGCTGGGCCAGTTGCGCGGCGCCCCCGCCCTGCTCACCCTCCCGACCGACCGGCCCCGACCGGCCGCCCAGTCCTACCGGGGCGCGGTGCACTACTTCGACTTCGGTGCCGCGCTGCTGCGCCGCCTGCGGGAGTTCAACCAGGCCAGCGGGGCGACCACGTTCATGACCCTGATGGCCGGGTTCAGCGCGTTGCTGTCTCGCTCCAGCGGCCAGGACGAGCTGGTGATCGGCACCCCGGTCGCCGGGCGCAACCACGCCGACCTGGAGCCGCTGATCGGGTTCTTCGTCAACACGCTGCCGCTGCGGGTGTCGGTGGCCGGCGTACCGACGTTCGGGGAGCTGGTCGACCGGGTCCGGGAGGCGACCCTGGGTGGGCTCGCCCACGCCGACGTGCCGTTCGAGAAA
The Micromonospora pisi DNA segment above includes these coding regions:
- a CDS encoding DUF6875 domain-containing protein, whose amino-acid sequence is MLIHPQEPACVLVEQFDLTAEAVHPLLHGVEEKLLSVLRWAREYLCRPHPELGRKGPVCPFAQASLDRGMFYLAVHRGETVAPAVLDGLLMTYRDWFRELPPTAGPAAQFKTILLTLPDLPPDQANTVVDRAQERLKPQYVAEGLMVGEFHAGPPEKAGLWNVDFRPLYSPVPLLAIRHMVSSDFPFLADDADAVAAYLRLFGANTPPALRTRVSAAAREFGLSLPAPEPVSPRPPVPQLADQQGATS